The Aptenodytes patagonicus chromosome 27, bAptPat1.pri.cur, whole genome shotgun sequence genome contains a region encoding:
- the ACVRL1 gene encoding activin receptor type-1-like translates to MPCGACGRVVLVLLTLSLGFAAEELLCACDVPHCSLPTCTGKVCFVSKRKEEGIITQHRGCFSQNILENCRTPVTEQYGTRCCDSSMCNAELEIFLQGEEALGKAPSLPNLLLMIFVPLLALLVLAALMALFCWKVAQQRHKKSDMGDTDLMLKASMVGDSTLEDLLNDDCTTGSGSGLPFLVQRTVARQITLVECVGKGRYGEVWRGMWHGESVAVKIFSSRDEQSWFRETEIYNTVLLRHDNILGFIASDMTSRNSSTQLWLITHYHENGSLYDYLQRTALDVETCLGLASSIICGLVHLHVEIFGTQGKPAIAHRDLKSRNILVKSNRQCCIADLGLAVMHSQGSDYLDIGNNPRVGTKRYMAPEVLSEQIRTDCFESYKKTDIWAYGLVLWEITRRTVVNGIVEEYRPPFFDAVPSDPSFEDMKKVVCVDQQTPVVPNRLFSNSVLSALAKIMKECWYQSPSARLTALRIKKTLKKLNNSLEKPKPEQ, encoded by the exons ATGCCGTGCGGAGCCTGCGGCCgggtggtgctggtgctgctgacCCTCTCCCTCGGCTTCGCAGCCG aagagctgctgtgtgcctgcGACGTGCCGCACTGCAGCCTGCCCACCTGCACGGGAAAGGTGTGCTTCGTcagcaagaggaaggaggaggggatcATCACCCAGCACAGGGGCTGCTTCTCCCAGAACATCCTGGAGAACTGCCGCACGCCCGTGACGGAGCAGTACGGCACGAGGTGCTGCGACTCCAGCATGTGCAACGCCGAGCTGGAGATCTTCCTGCAAG GAGAAGAGGCCCTAGGAAAGGCGCCTTCCCTGCCCAACCTCCTCCTGATGATCTTTGTCCCGCTGCTCGCCCTCCTCGTCCTTGCGGCGCTCATGGCACTCTTCTGCTGGAAGGTGGCCCAGCAGCGCCACAAGAAAAGCGACATGGGAGACACAGACCTCATGCTGAAGGCATCCATGGTGGGAGACAGCACTTTGGAG GACTTGCTGAACGACGACTGCACCACAGGCAGCGGCTCGGGCCTGCCCTTCCTCGTCCAGCGAACGGTGGCTCGGCAAATCACCCTCGTGGAGTGTGTGG GCAAAGGACGCTATGGCGAGGTGTGGCGAGGCATGTGGCACGGGGAGAGCGTGGCCGTGAAGATCTTCTCCTCCCGGGATGAGCAGTCATGGTTCCGTGAGACAGAGATCTACAACACCGTCCTCCTCCGGCACGACAACATCCTGG GCTTCATCGCCTCTGACATGACGTCAAGGAACTCCAGCACCCAGCTCTGGCTCATCACCCACTACCACGAGAACGGCTCACTCTACGACTACCTGCAGAGGACAGCCCTGGATGTGGAGACCTGTCTGGGGTTGGCCTCCTCCATCATTTGCGGCCTCGTCCACCTCCACGTGGAGATCTTCGGCACCCAGGGCAAGCCCGCCATTGCCCACCGCGACCTGAAGAGCAGGAACATCTTGGTGAAAAGCAACCGGCAGTGCTGCATCGCGGACCTGG GGCTGGCCGTCATGCACTCCCAGGGCAGCGACTACCTGGACATTGGCAACAACCCCCGGGTGGGCACCAAGCGCTACATGGCCCCAGAGGTGCTCAGCGAGCAGATCCGCACCGACTGCTTCGAGTCCTACAAGAAGACGGACATCTGGGCGTACGGGCTGGTGCTCTGGGAGATCACCCGGCGGACGGTGGTGAACG GCATCGTGGAGGAGTACCGGCCGCCCTTCTTCGACGCCGTCCCCAGTGACCCCAGCTTCGAGGACATGAAGAAGGTGGTGTGCGTCGACCAGCAGACCCCCGTGGTCCCCAACCGCCTCTTCTCCAACTCG GTTTTGTCGGCATTGGCGAAGATCATGAAGGAGTGCTGGTACCAGAGTCCCTCAGCCCGCCTCACCGCCCTGCGGATTAAAAAGACGCTGAAGAAGCTGAACAATTCCCTGGAAAAGCCCAAGCCGGAGCAGTGA